A single genomic interval of Candidatus Eisenbacteria bacterium harbors:
- the add gene encoding adenosine deaminase: MRRSQPRRRTSRWGDPLERRALLAALPKTDLHVHLDGSLRPETLLDLAKEQGLRLPVRTLPDLKHFLAGLTAGVSLPEYLKAFDLTLKVLQEREALERTAFELAEDAHREQVRYMEVRYCPALHTRRRLTMEDSVEAVSAGLERARRRYGIRTGTILCGIRHLSPRLSYRLAELAVAYYGKGVVAFDLAGAEKDYPAKAHRRAFDHVVKHHVNVTVHAGEAFGPQSIAQALHYCGAHRIGHGTRLREDPELLRYVNDHRIALEMCVTSNVQTGAVTSFRSHPFRRYLREGLRVTLNTDNRLVSSTTMTQELERAVRAFRLEPEDVRHVLLNGFKAAFVPFRERGDLMTKAVQEIDSVFATARTRAGHPERELL, encoded by the coding sequence TCGCGCGCTCCTCGCGGCGCTCCCGAAGACGGACCTCCACGTCCATCTCGACGGGTCGCTCCGGCCCGAGACCCTGCTCGACCTCGCGAAGGAGCAGGGCCTTCGCCTTCCCGTCCGGACCCTTCCCGATCTCAAGCACTTCCTCGCCGGACTGACCGCGGGCGTCAGCCTCCCCGAGTACCTGAAGGCCTTCGACCTCACCCTGAAGGTGCTCCAGGAGCGCGAGGCGCTCGAGCGCACCGCGTTCGAGCTCGCCGAGGACGCGCACCGGGAGCAGGTCCGCTACATGGAGGTGCGGTACTGCCCGGCGCTCCACACGCGCCGCCGCCTCACGATGGAGGACTCGGTCGAGGCGGTGTCCGCGGGGCTCGAGCGCGCGAGGCGCCGCTACGGGATTCGCACCGGCACGATCCTCTGCGGCATCCGGCACCTGAGCCCGAGGCTCTCGTACCGTCTGGCGGAGCTCGCGGTCGCGTACTACGGGAAGGGCGTCGTGGCGTTCGACCTCGCGGGCGCGGAGAAGGACTATCCCGCGAAGGCGCACCGGCGCGCGTTCGACCATGTCGTGAAGCACCACGTGAACGTCACGGTTCACGCGGGCGAGGCGTTTGGACCGCAGAGCATCGCGCAGGCGCTCCACTACTGCGGCGCGCACCGGATCGGGCACGGCACGCGGCTGCGCGAGGATCCGGAGCTCCTCCGGTACGTGAACGACCACCGGATCGCGCTCGAGATGTGCGTGACGTCGAACGTCCAGACGGGGGCCGTGACGAGCTTCCGGTCGCATCCGTTCCGGCGGTACCTCCGCGAGGGGCTGCGCGTGACCCTGAACACGGACAACCGACTGGTCTCCTCGACGACCATGACCCAGGAGCTGGAGCGGGCGGTGCGTGCCTTCCGTCTCGAGCCCGAGGACGTGCGGCACGTGCTCCTGAACGGGTTCAAGGCGGCCTTCGTGCCGTTCCGCGAGCGCGGCGACCTCATGACCAAGGCGGTCCAGGAGATCGACTCGGTGTTCGCGACCGCCCGCACGCGGGCGGGGCACCCCGAACGGGAACTACTCTGA